TACCTTAATGAAGGACGTAACGCCTATCCCCCACAATGGATGTCGTCCGCCTAAGAGGCGACGGGTTTAAATTGACCTGAAACTCGCCTCCGAAACGAGCCTTAAAAGCACGAGTTACAGGTCAAATTCACATACAAGGAGAGGGAATGAGTAGATACTTAGATTCAGTCTGTAAATTATGCCGCAGGGAAGGTGAAAAACTTTTTCTGAAAGGGCGTCGATGCAACGGACCGAAATGTTCTTTTGAGCGCCGCAGCTACCCGCCTGGCGAACACGGTCAGACCCCGCCACGCAGAAGCCGTGCGGACAATTTCCGTCGACAGTTGCGCGCAAAACAGAAAGTCAAACGCACTTACGGTGTGTTTGAAAAACAATTTCGGGGGTATTACTTCAAAGCAGCGCGGCAAACAGGTATCGCTGGTGAGAATTTAATTAGCTTCCTTGAACGTAGGTTAGACAATGTCGTTTACCGACTCGGGTTCGCAACCTCCCGAAATCAGGCGCGTCAACTCGTGAAGCACAATCACTTCACAGTGAACGGCAAACGGGTTAATATCCCCTCTTACATCGTGAAAGTTGGCGATGTCATCACACCTCGCGAACGGAGCCGGAACCTTGGGACTATCCAAGAGGCATTAGAATACACGGAGCATCGCGGCGCACCTGAATGGTTGGAAATTGATGCGGACAAAGCAGAAGGGCGTGTTCAAGGAGCACCTGTGGTAGAACAAATCGCCATTGACCTTGAAACGCAACTCATCATTGAACTTTACTCCCGATAGACACATTTTTTTAATGTCCTTGCGGAGAAATAAAGTGGGTTGAACAGAATGGCGTCCTCTTCTTAAATCCGTCCTCCATTTCATTACGGACGACCGTCTTCTTTCAACCTAAAGACACATTTTATTAGCAGGGCCACCGCCACAGCACCCGACGTTTATGGGTTAACAATTAACAAGCTTTTCGGAGGAAATCGATGATAAGGTCCGAGCTGGAAATGCCCGAGCGGCTAAAAACGGATACAGATTCCTTACGCCCTAATTACGCAAAATATACCGCAGAACCTTTTGAGCGCGGATTCGGAACAACTCTCGGTAATTCGCTACGCCGTGTCCTCCTTTCCTCAATCAAAGGCGCGGCGATTACAGCCGTCCAAATTGAGCAAGTAAAGCATGAATACGCTACAATTCCCGGAGTCGTGGAAGATGTCGTACAGATTATACTCAACCTGAAAGAGATCCGGTTAAGTATCGCGACTGACGACCCAATGAAACTTACACTGAAAGCGGAGGGATCTTGTGAAGTTACAGCCGCTGACATCCGCTCTAACGCACTTGTTGAGATCATAAACCCTGACCAACATATTGCGACACTCGACGAATGCGAAGGATTAGACATAGAGATTCATGCACAAACAGGCAGAGGATACTCACTCGCGGAAGAGCATAGATCCGTAGGACACGACATCGGATTGATTCCAGTCGACGCTAAGTTTTCACCTGTTGAAAAAGTGAATTTCTGGGTAGAAGAAACCCGAGTTGGCGATATGACGAATTTCGATAAACTCAATCTCGAAGTCTGGACGGATGCAACGATCACAGCAAAGGAAGCCGTCACACGTGCTGCCAACATTCTGCTGCAACAACTTGAGATCTTCACAGAATTCGATGAAACCTACGTTGAACCGGAACCTGAGATTGATGAGGCAAAACTCCGGCGCAATCGATACCTCGCCAAGCCCGTCTCAGAACTTGAACTCTCGGTCCGAGCAAGTAACTGCCTTGAAACGGCAAACATCAAAACTATACGAGAACTCGTCACAAAAGAGGAAAAGGACATGTTGGAATACAAGAACTTTGGTCGGACCTCGCTAAACGAAATCAAAGAACAGCTCGCCAACATGGGACTTTCCCTCGGAATGGAATTGGACGATTTAGACGACGCGGATATCGGTGAAGAAAGTATGACGCAAGTACCTTTGCAACCGCTTGTGTAATTTTTCACGACAACGCGTAACAAGTCGGTGAGAAAAGGTATCTTCGTAACCTTCAGGTTGCGGAGATACCTCACTCACCGAATGGAGGAAGACGATGCGTCACAGAAAACGCGGACGGAAATTGGGACGAACGACAAGCCATCGAAAAGCCCTTTTCCGCAACCAAGCCACCGCGCTATTTGAACACGAACAAATTCGGACGACACTCCCAAAGTGTAAAGAGCTTCGGCGTGTCGCTGAAAAGTTGATTACGCTCGCCAAACGCGGAGACTTACCCGCACGTCGC
This portion of the Candidatus Poribacteria bacterium genome encodes:
- the rpsD gene encoding 30S ribosomal protein S4, with product MSRYLDSVCKLCRREGEKLFLKGRRCNGPKCSFERRSYPPGEHGQTPPRRSRADNFRRQLRAKQKVKRTYGVFEKQFRGYYFKAARQTGIAGENLISFLERRLDNVVYRLGFATSRNQARQLVKHNHFTVNGKRVNIPSYIVKVGDVITPRERSRNLGTIQEALEYTEHRGAPEWLEIDADKAEGRVQGAPVVEQIAIDLETQLIIELYSR
- a CDS encoding DNA-directed RNA polymerase subunit alpha; this translates as MIRSELEMPERLKTDTDSLRPNYAKYTAEPFERGFGTTLGNSLRRVLLSSIKGAAITAVQIEQVKHEYATIPGVVEDVVQIILNLKEIRLSIATDDPMKLTLKAEGSCEVTAADIRSNALVEIINPDQHIATLDECEGLDIEIHAQTGRGYSLAEEHRSVGHDIGLIPVDAKFSPVEKVNFWVEETRVGDMTNFDKLNLEVWTDATITAKEAVTRAANILLQQLEIFTEFDETYVEPEPEIDEAKLRRNRYLAKPVSELELSVRASNCLETANIKTIRELVTKEEKDMLEYKNFGRTSLNEIKEQLANMGLSLGMELDDLDDADIGEESMTQVPLQPLV